A window of Ictalurus punctatus breed USDA103 chromosome 21, Coco_2.0, whole genome shotgun sequence genomic DNA:
CAGGGTCAAACATCTATCTGAGGAGCCGAAGGCTGAGaaacaaaaagcagaaaaacGTTCAGCCCAGGAGCTGCAGGAGATTGGAGAAAGTATGTAAACTCCCGCCCCCCGCcctttccacacacacatgcacaccaaGCCTTATTTATCAATCTGTTAGTAAATGTTATTTGACATATCTATGTCAATAAAGAACGTATTATGTAACCACAGCTGAAAGATTAAAATCTGGAGCTAAACTACAGAAAATGAGAATTTGAATTTAAATCGATGCGATGAAACTAAAAATGGTTTGCAACAGAGGAGGAAAGTATATCTACTGTACCCAGGTGATGGTGGACATCAGGAGTATCACACAGGGAAACTTCTATGcttatttttattgaatttatttatttattgtgtctCAGCATCTCTGTGTAGAGATGAGAAATCCCTCGCACCTTCACCGATGGTGTTAAAAAAGCAGAGTGGCCTGTGTCCACAGGATCCGAACGATCTGCAGAACACTGGGGGATACGCCACATACCAGATCGCTCACTTTCTGCTGGCTCTACTGAAGACCAAGGCATTAAAAGACCATGCTTCAGCAAACAGAACTTAATGCAGCATCCttaatttaatgatttatttgccttaatttatgtatttatgttagTTTGCTTTCTGTAttactttaatttttaatattccTTTAGTTAATGTGattaatatgaaatgactgGTTTTCACACAACTTTGAGCAAATTTGTGTAACTAAAAATACACAAGTGATTGAAACCTGACTGCGTAATCCATTAGTTAGTCTTGCACTTAAATTTACACATACTCAGGAGCATGAGAGCATGAAAACTGAAtgttcttgtgtaaatgctcccaAGAACAATTTATGAACAAATCTGTTTGGTATCCAGTGTGATCAGTGAGGCACAGTGTCTTTTTTCCCCTGGTGTCTAGTGTGacgtgtttctctctctgtagtgcGCAAGTCGGTGAGGAAGTCGACTAGTGAACACACGCGGAAGACGTTTGAGCGTCTGCAAGAACGTCAGCAGGAGGCGCCGAGACGCCGCAGAGTTCACAGAGACAAACCTCTGAGTCAGGAAGACTTACTGAGAGAAGCTCAACACACTGCACAGAGCAACCTGGAGTCactgggtacacacacacacacacacacacacacacacacacacacacacacacacacacacacacactcactcactcactgcacaGAGCAACCTGGAGTCactgggtacacacacacacacacacacacactcactcactgcacAGAGCAACCTGGAGTCactgggtacacacacacacacacacacacacacacacactcactcactgcacAGAGCAACCTGGAGTCactgggtacacacacacacacacacacacacacacacactcactcactgcacAGAGCAACCTGGAGtcactggacacacacacacacacacacacacacacacacacacacacacacactcactcactcactcactgcacaGAGCAACCTGGAGTCactgggcacacacacacacacacacacactctcactgcacagaGCAACCTGGAGTCactgggtacacacacacacacagtgatagaTGTAGGAAGGCTTACAGTTATGTGAGCTGGGAACAGGAAGTGGAATACTTTAATCTaggggtggtgtgtgtgtgtgtgtgtgtagagaatTACGAGCGTCTCGAGGCTGATAAGAAGAAGCAGGTGCAAAAAAAGAGGAAGTTTGAGGGACCGACAATCCGTTATCACTCCGTTCTGATGATGTCTGAGCCGCCACTCAAAGACGAGAACGTGGATGTAGAGgggtacacgcacacatacacacacacacacacatactcgcaCAGAGTTACAgttgtgttattttgtttgtgtcatCACTTGCTCTCTACCTTTAGGTTGGATCAGGACACGCCCCTCTCAGCTTCCTTTTCCTGTACTGCAGCCACAGGGGCTGGAGCTCTCTGCTCGCGCACCTTCATTACCTTCAGTGATGATGAATCGTTTGGGTCTGCTTTCCCACAGTTGGGCCGTGTCAGCCCTGACCTACccattcaggaagtgtgtcccGTTACCCATAATCCCGCTCTGTATCGTGACCCAGTTACTGATATCCCATATGCTGATGCACGCGCCTTCCGGATCATTCGCGAAGCTTACCGTAAATACGTTGCTGCACACGGCTTCCCTAATGACACAACTCACACATCTTCACACACTCACGCCGAGCCAGCTGGGGGCGCCAAAAGCCTACGTCTAAAGGGAATGActgtctaaacacacacacacactgcactgttaTTGTTATTCACACAGATTAAAGATGATCATTTAttcttttctgtatttgttttatcGTGTGTCTAAGCAGCCTCTTGCTCTTTTCACAaactgggttttgttttgtttattatggtgagctttaaattgttttagttggtaaatttatgtaataccacagctctgttgaatTCTTTAAGCAGAAGATGtagattaattttctacagcagcagttctgacagtaaACAACAGGTTTATTAATGCACTGGTTCTCAACACAGGGGCGGGGCTGGAGCGATCAGAAGGGGGGCGCTCATTTATAAgaaattaaaatttaattttttaaaattaaataaaaataataaaaaaatatttattttaccttaagaaataaaacagacagGGCATTATTTGGGGactctgtattttattgcttttcaaatagaacgTGCATAACTGAAACGCTctgcgttccctctccctctgtattttctttttgctagaGCGAGGCGGAGCTTAaactgccttttatctagcagtcagtgcagaccagtgttgccaacttagtgactttttggacaaatctTAGCAACTTTCCACATATTACCAGTACTGTTCTGCAAGTGTGAGGTCTTACTGTCCCGCTGCACGCTCGCCTATCCGTGTCTGCTCTGTCAGTGAGAGTCTGacagccggagatttaacaacgtcatggataacgagacgcacCCTTCGTCCACATTTACCTCATTCTTCATTCTTATGTGAATGCTTATAGAATGtaagacgaatgtaatgcaacatgttttacatgtaaaatagtccacgttattacagcctagttctcttgctcaaagtagttatagtgctcagaaacatttttgatcaatcacgttccatacctgtccattatatagttttataaaagttattttagaAAATCataaagtaatttttttaaaaagtacaaaagtgaaaaaaatctatCCAAAACAGATTAGGTTTATTTATAGATTaggtttatgtatgtatgtatgtgtgtgtgtgtgtatatatatatatatatatatatatatatatatatatatatatacacacacacacacacacacatacacatatatatatatatgtatgtgtgtatatatatatatatatatatgtgtatgcgtgtgtgtgtgtgtgtatatatatatatatatatatatatatatatatatatatattagtgtgtgtaagTAATTATAACTATTAATGCCACATTTCAGTTTAGTGAAAGCTATCGGGCTAATGTTGTTGAAGAATCTTGGGTGCTGCAGAGTCTTCTTCTGGGCCTGATGATTTGTTTGccttattttacacattttgctcTAATATTTTAGATTCTGTTGTCTATTGCTCCTTTCAAGCTGAAACAACCAAAGCGAAAGTCTTATCACTGGCTGGATGATAATACTCATTCTTGGAAATATTGTGTTCCAACCTCCAAGGATAAACATGTAAGTAATTGATAGAATTTCTATTTTATGTTAATTCTAACAGCTTCATATGGGCTAGCTTCAGAATCATAACACAAAACAGGGAACATAAATCATCTTGTTTTTTGAAAAACTGGGTGACTGGCTGTCTTACCTGTGTTGCTCGCTCCTCTTTTTCGGTATCCTGATATTATCTGCACTATCTCTGGCCAGCTACCTGATGCATGTAACAACTCAACTGTGAAGTGCCGGGTTTCTGAATAATCCACAAACGTCTTAAGGGGACACACATGCACTTGGCACAGTCTGAGGGGCGGTGAAATTCTACGTTTGAAGCACTTTTCAGTGTGTCATTTTGGTGCCCCCAGATACACCAAGAATCCAGCTGATTCCTGGCAATTTGGAAGAGGATTGTTCTTCATCTGCAACATTGCACTGTCACTCCTGGTATTCTGGTACACATTCACTGATGTTTTGTGCCATGTTTTGATCATACTTATTAATCCACTGTATAGTTAGGGTTCTGAATTAAAAGAAGTGTAATGTTTATCCACATATATTATCAGAACTATACAGAGCCCCCAGGGGTCCGGAgaatattgtaaaaaaaactgaataaaacaacAAACCACAACTCCCTTAGCTCAACAGCACATTTTTTTGCTTTCCCCATTGATTTCAAAGGTGAAATCATGACCTCATCATGATAGTTTTTCCTGGTCTGAAGACTATGAGCCCAGCGGCCACAGAGCCAGGGGTCCTGTGTCTGTGCTACTGCTAGCTGGACATGGCCCTGAACTTTCTCTAGGTTCTACAAGCttaacatcacatcacatggCAGTGGCTCTGAACATCTTGCCAGTTCTTTCCATTATGTGTAGCAGTTCCTTAGGACAGCAATATGATGCTAGCATTACTCTATACTCAGCATATTGTTTTAAACTTCagggtgactttttttttttaaaataaccgCTCGCTTCAAACAATTAAAAAGTCATGACAAGAACAGAGGATACATCTGTTGACATTCTTTTGtaattttccacattttcagGCAGTTTGTacgtgtacatacagtatacacagtgTCTTGTACTAcaaaagaatgaaggaaaaacaAACTTCTTGTTATTTAAGAATTTTCCCTTAAATATAAGAATATTTAGCAGCTCATAGTTCTTTGATGAAAGGATGCACTAATATACGACCAATAACCAAGATTTGTGTGATTTTAAGCACAGAAGTTctcctttttttaattctcaTATTTTACTTAAGATTTAAGTTGGTACTTTTGTATTTTAACTTGCAGAAAGTTTCCAAAGAGCTACTTCAGCTTTTCCCGGAATAATTTTTATAGATGTGCATTTGCATATGTACTTGACATtaatttttgtacttttaacACCTCTAGTTATCTGTGTCTCTTAATGTTATCATCTTACATAGACAGACTGCCTCTAACGTGTGTATAATTATAACAATGTATTAGCAGCATTAGACACACTGCATCCATCACTTAGTCACTGCTTATACTACCTCATTTGAAAAGGACTGAATGATCTGTTTTTCTAACCATGAAGTTTGGTTTCATATCCCAGGGAATTTACGTATGCCTTCTTTCTCCAACTTGTGGGTTCTAGCAAGATGACAATAAGAAATCTTTTCCCCTACTCATACTTAACTTTAAGTGGTTTAAGATTATGGTAGTCACCTGTTGGCAGTGTTGTGCGTGTTAACCACTGTATATTAACCACCCAAAAATATTCTATAATATTTCATCTTATCAAACTAACCTTACACTCATACATATTCTTCTATCATGCtaagtatttatgcatgtaTTTTCTCACATTAATTTAATGTGAATCTcaagtaaataatttttaaaaaaccctggAAGAAATGTAAGACAAAAGGTGTAATTattgtcatatttatttaatgggTATTATATGCATAGAACATAAAACAAGTGGAAAAAACTGAGTCACATCAAAACCAAAACTATGCCAGCAGTTTGAACACTGTATTTCTAGAACACTAGATTAAAGCATCAAGAGGATGGAGCTGAAAAATGAAGAGAGGCAGGCAAAACTGTTCAAAAAGAAGTAGCTTAAAATGACTGagaataaataaagtgaatgaAGGTTTAAAATACCAAATAACTGCACAAATTTATGAGTCTTTTGTATGCgtgggaggaaaaaaaccccataaaaaCAGGTTTTTTCCTCAGACGGTTGCTTCGGTAAGTTATCAAAGTGATTTCCAAATGGGCTGACACTACCCAgaaatatacagtcatgtgaaaaaggaagtacaccccatggaaggttctctctctctttttttttttttttttaaatttatttatttatttatttatatttggacaagcaaacacttgatcctctttgaaaaggtgcttattaataaagttgatacactatcaaatgacacaaaattgtagtcattttcacaattaaatTAACAAAACAGATCAATCACAtggggaaaagtaagtacagccctacaaatgcataaaatttgaatcaggttaggtgtcagtgattagaaactgcttagggagtgcaggtggaaacTGTCTCATTTATACTCCTCTCATagctagtgtctggtgttccctttgttactgAGTATGTGGTGTCGTCATTCCAAGGTCTGAAGAGTTTTTTTTAAGGCTTTCTGAAAAAGGCtttggatgcctatgagtctggcaggGGAATTACAATCATAAAGATATTGCACACATTTGACCGGCATGGccggcgtgccaggaaaaagccttcgcaagcctacagtttgccaatgagcataccGGCAAAGACCTAGTCTCATGGAATaacgtgctctggacagacaaatcaaagataaaggtgtttggtcacagtaacagcagacatgtttggcacagaccaaatacagcttttcaggagcagcacctcataccaactgtgaggcacagtggtggaaatgttatggtttggggttgcttcactgcctcagggaacggaaagcttgcattcattgattcaactatgaattctgcatcatatcaaagagagcttgaagaaaaaaagaaatggaagattatggaatggtctagttcaaatggttttattttcatttcaccaatatacagttggtacagtacacagtgaaacgaaacaacgttcctctaggaccatggtgctacataaaacaacacactaaccacatgagacgacacagaactaaataagatctgcaaacattctacataaagtcaAAGCCTGGACTGTAATCCCATTGAACCGTTTGGGGGGGGGTTACCTGCAAGAAAACcatcaaacatcttgcaactgaaagaatattgcatggaagagtagTCAAATATTCCAGCAAGTCTGGTGGACAGTTATggaaaacacctacaagaagttatttctgctaaagggggcaattctagcttctgaggccaagggtgtgcttactttttccacagaagaatatcacatctattgatatttctgttgaataaatgattgaaaaagctaattttcctaagtatactcagcaaaaaaaaagaaacatccctttttcagtAGAcggtattttaaagataattttgtaaaatccaaatatgaTTCACAGATCTTTAATGGAAAGGATTTAAAcagtgtttttcatgcttgttcagtgaaccataaacaattattgcacatgcacctgtggaacagtccttaagacacgaacagtttacaggcggtaggcaattacgGTCACatttacaataacttaggacattaaagagacctttctactgactctgaaaaacaccagaagaaagatgcctagtgttcctgctcacctgcgtgaacatgccataggcctgctgcagggaggcatgaggactgcagatgtgtccagagcaataaactgtaaatgtaaataaatgtaaataaaaaataaatgtctgtgatgtaagacgcctaagacagtgctacagggagacaggaaagacagctgatcatccttgcagtggaaaattacatgtaaccgtaTGTCCTCCAGACGCGATGGAGGACTTGtagatgccttggtggaagagtgggggaacatctcacagcaagaactgacaaatctgctgcagtccatgaggatgagatgtactgtagtacttaaagcagctggaggccacagatactgactgttacttttaatattgacccccccccccccccccccccccccacacacacacacacaccttgttcagggactcatcattccatttctgttcatcaaatgtctgtgaaacttgttcagtttatgtcttaGTTGTTGAaagtttttatgttaatacaaatatttacacatgttaagaaatttgttggatataaaagcagttgaatgtaagagcatgttttttttttttgctgagtatatatcagcttcattaataggcactgtttcaaagatgctGAAATGTTTACTTgcccaaatatgtcaaaaaagccaacaatttccatgaggtatactttttaaactttttttttttttttttttttacatgactgtgATTACCTAACATTTCCCCCACATTATGTTATAAGAATTTTATACATTAAATGCcctttaaatgaaaatgtaagatTCATATAGAATATATTGTTTAAGAGCAAAAGCAATAGGTGAGCATTAACAAGTAAAGCCAAGCTTATTTACAATAATTATCCTCTAACGTGTAATGTTATTTACATTAAGTAGCAAAAGTATGAAAGCATTTTTTAAACCAGCTCTTGCTTGAAACTTGAAAAACAACATTAGAGGGCATAAAATGCACAATTGTGCATTGTACAAGAGTACATTTCTCTTTTCCAAAGTGCAATTTCTTTTTTGGtagagtaaaaaaatatatatatacacatattttgtaaataagtaaaaatgttattgtcaaacattttttttttcataaacaagCCCTAAGAACCAGTGACTAAAATGGACACTTGAATGAGATTTGCTATCGCCGATTATGCACCAGACAAAAACAGGTTTTGGTTCTTCTGAAACAGATCGCAGCAACACTGTTCACAAAATACTTATCAAATCCTACACAATACTGTTCATTTTAACAGAAGCAAGAGTCGTACAGAATAAAATACTTGCAAAAGACATTGGAAGTAGGAATAATTATTAgttgacaaaaataaatttgtaaaataaCAGTATAGGGGTTTTAAATATACTGAAAGATATTCAAAAATataaagagagcgagagagaaactACATGTTTATATGAAAGCCCACCCATGACTTACATAGCACTGTTGCTTATGCAAATTATTTggataaaacaaaatgtaacatAAAAACAAGCATCATAAACATAAGATGTAGTGATGTGTGTCTCGTGTATAATCTGGCTTTGTAATGGctttttgcctttttatagATCAGGTCATCTATCTGCTACTGTAATCTCACTGCCAGAAAAATCTCCTTTTTTCCCTGGCAGCGATTTTCACTATATTTTCAagtatctttgttaaatagcttATAACATTATAAATTCAATGGATTAGCTTAAGAAGCTAACTGAGAGGGTATTAGTCCCATATGATGCTGCCTTCTTAGAGTGTCCTCTTCACTGATTTGAGAGCATGTGGACTGTCATCATGGTTAAGATCAGGGCTTTGTGTAAGTGGGACCAGCTTTGTGAATGATGTTCACACACCACTCATATGTTCTCCACAACTGTCTATAAATGTATAGCTaatatatatttagatattttgCTCCCATAAATCTTTCCCCCACCACATGCTCATGTTCTCAAAATGAGGCCTCCAAAAATATACCTGTAATGCAATCCTGTAATGCTGTTTTCCAAAGTGTCCTCTGACTCTGCAATGTCCTTCCAGATTGCTACGATTGCTGTTGGCTAAGTTGGCCTTGTTTCTGGTTGCTATGGCCGAGCTGCTGCTGGAGCTGGAGCACCACTTGCTCCAGACTTTGCCGAGCTTCATGCTCTTGCAGCAGCTCCTCTCGCAGCTGATCGCGATCAGCCTCGGCTTGCTGTAGCTTCACCTGGAGCTCTTCTATCTGGAACACATCACAATGTAATGGAGACATTTAGCGTAAATAAAACTAAGGTAGAATCGCAGCAATTAAAGTTTTCAGTGGTAACCAAAACACACTACTAATTTTAACCGTTATGGACAAAGCCAAATCTAGGactataaaaaattattttatttatttatttttaaacaacaacaaaaaaaaacaaaggtctGACATAATGAGGAACATGTTCAGCCTTGCCTGGGTAGAGTACTTGGCCCTCAGCTGGTTTTGCTCACAGCCCTTGTCACACACGTGCATCTGCCGCTCATGCTCCAGCTCCCTTTTCAGTCTTCCACACGACTCATTGGCATCATGCACCTTTCTGTCGCATTCTGTGCGCAGCCGCTCGAGCTCCTTTCGCAGGTTACGCTTAGCCTCAATGGCCTCCCGCAACCGCCCCTTCTTACTCACCCGTAAAAACTCTAGTTCCTAGATCAGcaacaaacaaaattaaagcAGCTGAAATGTTTACTTAGCATTTACAACACAATGTCCATATACACCAAAGTCGCCTATGGTCAAATCTATAGTCACATGTATAtaacagtgaggggaaataagtattcaaacgtttgtttttgtaatttaatatatCTCAAGTGCATATATCCACTTAAAATTTTACACAAAACTGGCCTGATTCATCAATCGTTTAGTAAAGTTGTCTGTAAATGTTTGCGTAAGCCAAACCAAACAATTGTCCACTGGACTTACAATAGTTTGGGAAAGGCTGATTTTCTTTATACTCATGCGCGCAAGATCATCCGTAACGTGCAAAGCACACCCccgacacagctcatttgcatgtagtgatgcccacaaaactTCATAAAGGTTCAAGGTAAAGGCTGAAAGGCAGAAGTGGAAATTATTTCGACTCACTTCTATaccattataaatatttaataatatatattatatattatatacattattagTCCTCATTAATATTATGtaaaaaagcatctgctaaatgaataaatgtaattattattatgaataaaataaataaataaataaatagataaataaataataataataataataataataatatgtgagCGCTAAATCTGTTAGCTGATGGATTTCTATCTGCAGACAGAGATTAGCTCATCCTCCATTTATATCTTGGCATAgcttataataatttaattattagttttatttgttttaatttatgggtttgtgttggctttctttctttttaaaatattctttaaCTAATGccaataatatttttaaaaaaccaactGTTTTTAACATTAGTGGTATTATTAGTCCCTGaccgtttgtttttgttaaaaactccaaagcacttctataagtcACTCTGAATAAGGGCGTCAGCTAgatgttgtaaatgtaataatataagaAATTAAAACTCAACAGTATATTCCATACACAAAtgtgcagtaatccatgcaaattatataATTTGAAGTTGATCaagttgaggtttacattagtcTAATTATGCATAATTTACAAACACTCAGGAGCATGAGTAGAATACAAACGTTTTTCTGAATTTCATGaacaccaaatttcttgtgtaaactctcttacaaatatttacacataaatCTGTTTGCATCCAACTTGATAAGTTAAACCCAATGTTTACTGACATTCTTACCACTTTTTAAACCTTATCTGTCTTTATGCTTATGAATGCATACTTTTTTGTTCACATTTACATGTACaaagtaaaaatacatttaagcaTGCACATTTGAAGTGGATAGTTAGACTGGAAGTATATTCAATAACAAACAACAGTGTCTCAATACTTACTTCCCCCTCTTTATTTTCACCAACCTCAGACACAAACACCTCTAATTCAACTTTCTCAACAAAAATTATCCTTAATTCCCTTTCTATTTGCTTCTTTCATCAGAACTTGAAAAACTACATGCTGCATACTTTTATTGGTTAATTTCCACACAGCCTAAGTTGATTCACCATGTGACCATGTGTGCTCAAATCGTAGCTTGTTTTGACGTcattcattaaataaatcagATACAGATTTATCCACATGATCTCATTTCTAATCAACTTTAATGAATAACGGCGTATATGTTCAAAATACTTTCCCCCAAATCCTCAGCCACAGGCACTCAATCTAAAAACTTCCCAGTAGAGATAGAGTAAAGCACAGCTAGCTGTACCTGCTGAAGGCTATGCTTGGCCTGCAAAGCTGCTATAAGCTTTTCCTCTTGTTCAACTTGCATATGCACAATCTCCTGCAGGAACTTCTCTCTGGCCTCTCTAGAGCTCAGGTTGCTGTACAGCATCTGCTGCACTGCTTCAAGTTCTGAGCCAGGGGCAGCTGTACGTCTGTGCCTGCCCTCATACCGCTCCATAACCACTCCATTAGGAAAAGTGTGGCCGCAAGGCACTGcgacaacacaaacacacacaggcaatCTATTAAGCAGACGAGTATAAGAAATCTGCAACTATAAACCTAAAATCATATCtgatagtattattattttatcttgcAATAATGTTACAttgtttcattacaaattagtactttgttattatatttaaacCAA
This region includes:
- the vps72a gene encoding vacuolar protein sorting 72 homolog a codes for the protein MIVAEIRLGVKMSLANSREQRSTAGNRMTKILEAEEEDEFYKTTYGGFNDESGDDEYHGDHSDTEDEVDSDFDLDEGDEPDSEQEEETPRRRSRILTKAYREPIKVMKPRVKHLSEEPKAEKQKAEKRSAQELQEIGEMRKSVRKSTSEHTRKTFERLQERQQEAPRRRRVHRDKPLSQEDLLREAQHTAQSNLESLENYERLEADKKKQVQKKRKFEGPTIRYHSVLMMSEPPLKDENVDVEGLDQDTPLSASFSCTAATGAGALCSRTFITFSDDESFGSAFPQLGRVSPDLPIQEVCPVTHNPALYRDPVTDIPYADARAFRIIREAYRKYVAAHGFPNDTTHTSSHTHAEPAGGAKSLRLKGMTV